A single genomic interval of uncultured Desulfobulbus sp. harbors:
- a CDS encoding heavy metal translocating P-type ATPase, translating into MNPWGLQPISIAHEVRGRIRLRSPLIGNHSLDPDFFEAGLESIPGVTSVRINSRAASVAIDHDGRDATRNAILRYMAELPGRTLGGNGKARTLQSPLSLAVRGTLALTLLALPKVFAAPVAVVFSLPVIFEGLSTLWTRGIKVEVLDASAVLFSLVRQDYFTAASIVFLLSTGEYLQELSENRTTGLLKSLLKPQVEKIWIVVDGRELEIPLEEARIGDRVVCGAGELIPLDGEVVEGEASINTASITGESVPVHVHPGVEVLSGSVVESGRIVFVASHVGGETSMARIATFLEQSLRSESESQKDSDRLADRLVPVTFGLGLGLLAITRDLGKAAAVLTVDYSCVIDLANPVAVRVAMFTAAKQGVLLKGAQAMDSLSKIDTLIFDKTGTLTRGQLVVTDLHGVNGFDDLDLLQLAAGAEEHYTHPVAASVVAAAHEHGLELPPTSQVDFIVAHGVSAYIHGKNVLVGSRHFIEDDEGIACNAVDEIATELQQQGKSLLYVACEEELVGVIGLRDELRPEAESVLRGLKQAGIEKIVILTGDAELTARAIAAQLPSVDEVHWELKPEGKAAIVRSLQEQGHRVGFIGDGVNDAPALVSSEVGICLPQGADLAKESAQVILLREDLNCLLTGRLTALYSQQTILNSFYAAIGLNSTFLLLATFGLVQPVAAALLHNLSTVGILGYAGLRGRRVPKIQAVKAVSDDQGGK; encoded by the coding sequence GTGAACCCCTGGGGGCTACAACCTATCTCCATTGCCCATGAGGTTCGGGGACGCATCCGTCTGCGCAGCCCCCTGATCGGCAATCACAGTCTGGACCCGGATTTCTTCGAAGCCGGGCTGGAATCCATTCCCGGAGTGACCAGCGTACGGATCAACAGCCGTGCGGCCTCGGTGGCCATTGACCACGATGGGCGCGATGCCACCCGCAATGCCATATTGCGCTATATGGCTGAGCTCCCAGGACGGACCCTCGGCGGAAACGGCAAGGCGAGGACCCTTCAGTCGCCGCTCTCCCTGGCCGTTCGCGGCACTCTTGCGCTCACGTTGCTCGCTCTGCCCAAGGTGTTCGCCGCGCCGGTTGCGGTGGTCTTTTCCCTGCCGGTCATATTCGAGGGCCTATCGACCCTGTGGACCCGAGGCATCAAGGTCGAGGTGCTCGATGCTTCGGCCGTGCTCTTCTCGCTGGTGCGGCAGGATTACTTCACCGCGGCGAGCATCGTGTTCCTGCTTTCAACCGGCGAGTATCTGCAGGAGCTCAGTGAAAATCGAACCACTGGTCTGCTCAAGAGTCTGCTCAAACCCCAGGTGGAGAAGATCTGGATCGTAGTCGATGGCCGCGAGCTGGAAATCCCTCTTGAAGAGGCCCGCATCGGCGATCGGGTCGTCTGCGGTGCGGGCGAACTGATTCCCCTGGACGGGGAGGTGGTCGAAGGCGAGGCCTCGATCAATACCGCCTCGATCACCGGCGAATCGGTGCCGGTGCATGTGCATCCCGGTGTCGAGGTGCTGAGCGGTTCGGTGGTGGAGAGCGGCCGCATCGTCTTTGTTGCCAGCCATGTCGGCGGCGAGACCTCGATGGCGCGGATAGCCACCTTTCTTGAGCAGTCGCTGCGCAGTGAATCCGAGTCGCAGAAGGACAGCGACCGCCTTGCCGACCGTCTGGTCCCGGTCACCTTTGGTCTGGGGCTTGGGTTGTTGGCGATCACCCGAGACCTGGGCAAGGCCGCGGCCGTGCTCACGGTCGATTACTCCTGCGTCATCGATCTGGCCAATCCGGTTGCGGTTCGCGTGGCCATGTTCACCGCCGCCAAGCAGGGCGTTCTTCTCAAGGGTGCCCAGGCCATGGACAGCCTCTCCAAGATCGACACGCTCATCTTCGACAAGACCGGCACCCTGACCCGGGGACAGCTGGTGGTCACCGACCTGCACGGCGTCAACGGCTTTGATGATCTGGATCTGCTGCAACTCGCGGCCGGAGCCGAGGAGCATTACACCCATCCGGTCGCCGCCTCGGTGGTTGCTGCGGCCCATGAACATGGACTGGAACTGCCGCCCACCAGCCAGGTCGACTTCATCGTCGCCCATGGCGTCTCCGCCTATATCCACGGCAAGAACGTCCTTGTGGGGAGCCGTCATTTTATCGAGGATGATGAAGGCATTGCCTGCAATGCGGTGGACGAGATCGCAACCGAACTGCAGCAGCAGGGCAAGAGCCTGCTCTACGTGGCCTGTGAGGAGGAGCTCGTGGGGGTGATCGGGTTGCGCGACGAGTTGCGGCCCGAGGCTGAATCGGTGCTTCGCGGGCTGAAGCAGGCTGGCATCGAGAAGATCGTCATTCTCACCGGCGATGCCGAGCTCACCGCCCGGGCGATCGCCGCGCAGCTCCCCTCGGTGGACGAGGTCCACTGGGAGCTGAAACCCGAGGGCAAGGCCGCCATTGTCCGGTCCCTGCAGGAGCAGGGGCACCGCGTCGGCTTCATTGGTGACGGCGTCAACGACGCGCCGGCCCTGGTGTCGTCGGAGGTGGGCATCTGCCTGCCCCAGGGTGCCGATCTGGCCAAGGAATCCGCGCAGGTGATCCTCTTGCGCGAAGACTTGAACTGTTTGCTGACTGGGCGGTTGACGGCCCTCTACAGCCAGCAGACCATTCTCAACTCCTTCTATGCCGCCATAGGCCTGAATTCCACCTTCCTCCTTCTGGCAACCTTTGGTCTGGTGCAGCCGGTGGCTGCTGCCCTGCTCCACAACCTCAGCACAGTCGGCATCCTCGGCTATGCCGGTCTGAGGGGGCGCAGGGTCCCGAAAATACAGGCCGTCAAGGCCGTCTCCGACGATCAGGGGGGCAAGTAA
- a CDS encoding metal-dependent transcriptional regulator — protein sequence MDQTKMTAGTSLSSSLEDYLEAIYLQGLAGVPVRPKELITRLGVTGPSVTEALHVLTEKKLINYIPYGPITLTSNGETAAREIYHRHETLKRFFIEILGVEEELAEESACKLEHSTSTNLIRRLVLYTRFAREDLGSGQLGVAERFQQYLQQQKRCAPPEKGPAS from the coding sequence ATGGACCAAACCAAAATGACGGCAGGCACAAGCCTCAGTTCCAGTCTGGAAGATTATCTCGAGGCCATATATCTTCAAGGCCTTGCCGGGGTTCCGGTGCGTCCGAAAGAGTTAATTACCCGACTCGGGGTCACCGGTCCTTCGGTTACCGAAGCGCTTCATGTGTTGACAGAGAAAAAATTGATCAACTACATCCCATATGGGCCAATTACACTCACCTCAAACGGAGAAACGGCAGCGCGCGAGATTTATCATCGTCATGAAACGCTGAAGCGATTTTTTATCGAAATTCTCGGGGTCGAAGAAGAGTTGGCCGAAGAATCTGCATGTAAATTGGAGCACTCGACATCCACCAATCTGATACGACGCCTAGTCTTGTACACCCGTTTTGCTCGGGAGGATCTGGGGAGTGGTCAATTGGGGGTCGCGGAGCGATTCCAACAGTATCTGCAGCAGCAGAAAAGGTGCGCTCCACCCGAAAAGGGGCCCGCATCCTGA
- a CDS encoding transposase: MTCAHGNLDYHPHIHVVMPAASINQKTGLWKERSGKYLFSHKALAKVFRAKFLQSLVEHELPVPSDCPEQWVVDCKDVGTGEKALVYLGRSLVRNQKQQPAIICPTCGATMVIIATMLPRPPTLAAGSRP, from the coding sequence GTGACGTGCGCACATGGAAATCTGGACTATCATCCCCACATCCATGTGGTCATGCCAGCGGCGAGCATCAACCAGAAAACAGGGCTGTGGAAAGAAAGGTCCGGGAAATATCTTTTCAGCCACAAGGCCCTGGCCAAGGTGTTCCGGGCAAAATTTCTCCAGTCCCTGGTCGAACACGAGCTGCCGGTTCCCTCCGATTGCCCCGAACAGTGGGTGGTTGACTGCAAGGATGTGGGCACCGGCGAGAAGGCCCTTGTCTATCTTGGGCGCTCCCTGGTCCGCAACCAGAAACAACAACCGGCAATCATTTGCCCGACCTGCGGGGCGACCATGGTGATCATCGCAACGATGCTCCCCCGGCCACCGACACTGGCCGCTGGGTCCCGGCCGTAG
- a CDS encoding transposase — protein sequence MFIRQTKTSNAASGEAYYTFRLVASERIEGKVRQRTLLNLGSNFSLAREHWPELCTRIEQILSGQMSLMPAPSEIEPLAQRYAARLSNQNFEADAKTDADYQEVDVNSLELVRPRSIGVEHVGKAALNWLDFANILAMVGLNGVQQAAAIGSVIGRMAAPGSELSTWHWLRERSGLGELLDVDFEAMPLMRLYRTSDLLVKHRQTIEEMLFQRIDTLFSLPSTVTLYDLTNTYFEGEMGSNHKAKRGHSKEKRSDCPLVPLGLVLDGSGFVRRSRMFAGNVVEGTTLAEMLEGLNAPASALVIMDRGIATEENITWLVDHQYRYLVVSRERVRKFDANDAVETSSACGQTIRIQRVLNEEGTEARLYCHSEERQNKEEAINQRFYRSVRAGVDQDCRWSEQTAHHQGPRQAVTAHRPPGCQIPWCWPALSHRADPRCRRHQGHWPYLGAVAGRGQYAHPSRRLLPAHQRTDLGRGQVVADLYHAH from the coding sequence ATGTTTATTCGACAAACCAAAACCAGCAACGCCGCTTCGGGGGAGGCCTATTATACCTTCCGCCTGGTGGCCTCGGAGCGTATCGAGGGCAAGGTACGGCAGCGAACCCTGCTGAACCTGGGGAGCAACTTTTCCCTTGCCCGGGAGCACTGGCCGGAGTTGTGCACACGCATCGAGCAAATCCTCTCCGGGCAGATGTCGCTCATGCCAGCGCCGAGCGAAATCGAACCCCTGGCGCAGCGCTATGCCGCACGGTTGAGCAACCAAAATTTCGAGGCGGACGCCAAAACCGATGCCGACTATCAGGAGGTGGATGTCAACTCGCTGGAGTTGGTCCGGCCTCGGTCGATCGGGGTTGAGCATGTGGGCAAGGCTGCCTTGAATTGGCTTGATTTCGCCAACATACTTGCAATGGTTGGCCTCAACGGCGTTCAGCAGGCGGCAGCTATCGGCAGTGTGATTGGCCGCATGGCCGCTCCGGGCAGCGAGTTGTCCACCTGGCACTGGCTGCGGGAACGCAGCGGCCTTGGCGAATTACTCGATGTTGATTTCGAGGCAATGCCCCTGATGCGCCTCTACCGGACCTCGGATCTGCTGGTCAAGCACCGGCAGACCATTGAGGAAATGCTCTTTCAGCGTATCGACACGTTGTTTTCCCTGCCGTCAACCGTCACCCTCTACGATCTGACCAATACGTATTTCGAGGGGGAGATGGGCAGCAACCACAAGGCCAAACGGGGACATTCCAAGGAAAAACGCTCGGATTGCCCCTTGGTGCCCCTCGGTCTGGTGCTGGACGGCAGCGGCTTCGTCCGGCGTTCACGGATGTTTGCCGGCAACGTCGTTGAGGGGACAACGCTTGCCGAGATGCTCGAAGGGCTCAATGCCCCTGCCTCGGCCCTGGTGATTATGGACAGGGGTATCGCCACCGAGGAGAACATCACCTGGCTTGTAGACCACCAATATCGTTATCTGGTGGTCAGCCGGGAGCGTGTTCGGAAATTTGATGCCAATGACGCCGTGGAGACGTCCTCCGCCTGTGGTCAGACCATCCGCATCCAGCGGGTGCTGAATGAAGAGGGCACAGAAGCCAGGCTCTACTGTCACTCAGAAGAACGGCAAAACAAGGAAGAGGCTATCAACCAACGCTTTTATCGATCAGTTCGAGCAGGAGTTGACCAAGATTGCCGATGGTCTGAACAAACCGCGCACCACCAAGGACCGCGACAAGCTGTTACTGCGCATCGGCCGCCTGGTTGCCAAATCCCATGGTGTTGGCCAGCACTATCGCATCGAGCTGATCCCCGATGCCGGCGGCACCAAGGCCATTGGCCTTACCTGGGAGCGGTTGCCGGGAGAGGGCAGTATGCTCACCCATCCCGGCGTTTACTGCCTGCGCACCAACGAACTGACTTGGGACGCGGCCAAGTTGTGGCAGACCTATACCATGCTCACTGA
- a CDS encoding helix-turn-helix transcriptional regulator, with protein MAGLIPNEVVGAVIEGWITPVRAWREYLGLSQDEVASRAGITQAALSQIESGEPNPYLT; from the coding sequence ATGGCTGGACTGATTCCCAACGAGGTGGTCGGAGCCGTCATCGAGGGCTGGATAACCCCAGTGCGTGCCTGGCGCGAGTATCTGGGACTCAGCCAGGATGAGGTCGCATCCAGGGCGGGTATCACCCAGGCCGCACTCTCCCAGATTGAGTCCGGCGAACCTAACCCATATTTAACATAG
- a CDS encoding BrnA antitoxin family protein, with protein sequence MPMSAKGKNTPDAWVDPDDAPELIEEDFARGQWMIGERVVSKDEARHEIKKLLRGRPPGSGTKRSTTVRFDTDVLDAFKSTGRGWQTRMNDALRDWLKEHRP encoded by the coding sequence ATGCCAATGAGCGCGAAAGGAAAAAATACGCCGGACGCCTGGGTTGATCCCGACGACGCCCCTGAACTGATCGAGGAAGATTTCGCACGCGGCCAGTGGATGATTGGCGAACGGGTTGTTTCCAAGGACGAAGCCCGCCATGAGATCAAGAAATTGTTGCGGGGGCGCCCGCCTGGCAGTGGTACCAAGCGGTCGACCACCGTCCGTTTCGACACCGACGTGCTCGACGCCTTCAAGTCCACTGGGCGAGGCTGGCAAACGCGCATGAACGATGCCCTGCGCGACTGGCTCAAGGAGCATCGGCCCTGA
- a CDS encoding BrnT family toxin: protein MDIEFDQDKRDITLRERGLDFADAAEVFAGVSVTIPDIRRDYGEQRNATVGMLGERVVVLVWTPRGDKRRIISMRYANERERKKYAGRLG from the coding sequence ATGGATATTGAATTCGATCAGGACAAACGCGACATCACCTTGCGTGAGCGCGGACTCGATTTCGCCGATGCCGCCGAGGTGTTTGCCGGCGTCTCTGTCACCATCCCGGACATCCGGCGCGATTATGGCGAACAGCGCAACGCGACCGTTGGCATGCTTGGTGAGCGGGTTGTAGTCCTGGTCTGGACACCACGCGGTGATAAACGCCGCATTATTTCCATGAGGTATGCCAATGAGCGCGAAAGGAAAAAATACGCCGGACGCCTGGGTTGA
- a CDS encoding CHC2 zinc finger domain-containing protein — translation MHDAAHDIAARYGLRKSGNRHTGPCPKCGGSKDSDKFVLFTDGGFRCFACGFKGDRIKWLREMEGMSCREAHDAEGKDCSSACPNYGPCRNGEPVKRRPRSVRPQIGGMPDGLAEMTAAQPGTAWRTWAGKLVEKARLALAREPEENRWLESRGIGTDQVDRYRLGWLAHDMRVDRRELGLPVEEGKERLWVPGGLLIPIFDSRGELHRLRIRRTPTVRKNFLSDHPEDYRSQII, via the coding sequence ATGCATGACGCAGCACACGACATAGCGGCCCGTTACGGACTGCGCAAGAGCGGCAACCGGCATACCGGTCCGTGTCCCAAGTGCGGCGGATCCAAGGACTCGGACAAGTTCGTACTGTTCACCGATGGTGGATTCCGCTGCTTTGCCTGCGGCTTCAAGGGCGATCGCATAAAGTGGCTGCGGGAGATGGAAGGCATGAGCTGTCGCGAGGCCCACGATGCCGAGGGCAAGGATTGTTCCTCTGCCTGCCCGAACTACGGTCCGTGCCGCAACGGCGAACCGGTGAAACGACGTCCCCGGTCGGTGAGACCGCAAATTGGCGGCATGCCGGACGGCCTTGCCGAGATGACGGCCGCCCAGCCGGGAACCGCATGGCGCACCTGGGCCGGAAAGCTGGTTGAAAAGGCCCGGCTGGCCCTGGCCAGGGAACCGGAGGAAAATCGCTGGCTGGAAAGCCGCGGCATCGGCACTGACCAGGTCGACCGGTATCGATTGGGTTGGCTGGCGCACGACATGCGGGTGGACCGGCGCGAGCTGGGCCTGCCGGTCGAGGAAGGCAAGGAACGGTTGTGGGTGCCCGGCGGCCTGTTGATCCCGATCTTCGACAGTCGGGGCGAGCTGCATCGGCTGCGGATCCGGAGGACGCCGACAGTGCGGAAGAATTTTTTGTCCGACCACCCAGAGGATTACCGGTCACAAATCATTTGA
- a CDS encoding tyrosine-type recombinase/integrase: MSVRPHPTKSKNEPGKWWVIDIGRGKQRERITFNGSYEEAWRYERSVRQQPDHIVEGSVPKIKDMVTVFLEWYRTENSINTVNDMRFCLDNHIIPWFGNFQPKQLTVALFNKFKADLLERNLAPVTINKNLSYLSSLLKWAAEHGYCQRLAFTIPRFSKKKTTAEPVQPLTRRQVDKLYECLDPEYRLLFLLMADHGLRKEEALNLRVEDIDEARKTIRVYGKGSKYRIVPFLSIRFEDELNKILSERLEGFLVVNSATGKPYYSIRKGLTRAGKKAGLSRQIYHHLLRHTFGSLAAEAGMNPYALQRIMGHSNIETTNKIYTHVGLDFVGEEARKIREQGVRR, from the coding sequence GTGAGTGTTCGCCCACATCCCACCAAATCGAAAAATGAACCAGGGAAATGGTGGGTCATTGATATTGGAAGAGGCAAGCAACGGGAACGCATAACCTTTAACGGCTCGTATGAGGAGGCGTGGAGGTACGAGAGATCCGTACGGCAACAACCCGACCATATTGTTGAGGGATCCGTCCCCAAAATAAAGGATATGGTGACCGTCTTCCTTGAGTGGTACCGGACGGAAAATTCCATCAATACGGTCAATGACATGCGGTTTTGCCTGGATAACCACATAATCCCCTGGTTCGGTAATTTTCAGCCGAAACAGTTGACCGTGGCTCTATTCAACAAATTCAAAGCAGATCTGCTTGAACGGAATTTGGCCCCAGTCACGATCAACAAAAACCTGAGTTATCTCTCTAGTCTGTTGAAATGGGCCGCAGAACATGGGTACTGTCAGCGCTTGGCGTTCACCATTCCTCGTTTTTCAAAGAAGAAAACTACGGCTGAACCTGTTCAACCTTTGACTCGGCGCCAGGTGGATAAATTGTATGAATGCCTGGATCCAGAGTATCGGCTGCTTTTCTTGTTGATGGCGGACCATGGGCTTCGGAAGGAAGAAGCCCTGAACTTGCGTGTTGAAGATATCGATGAAGCCCGCAAAACGATTCGAGTCTACGGGAAGGGCAGCAAGTATAGAATCGTTCCCTTTCTATCCATCAGGTTTGAGGATGAGTTGAATAAGATTCTTTCTGAACGGCTTGAAGGTTTCCTTGTCGTCAATTCCGCAACCGGAAAACCATATTATTCAATCCGGAAGGGATTGACCCGGGCAGGAAAAAAGGCTGGATTGAGTCGGCAAATTTACCACCACTTGCTGCGCCATACTTTTGGGTCTCTGGCTGCCGAGGCCGGTATGAACCCTTATGCGTTACAGCGGATAATGGGGCACAGCAATATAGAGACAACCAATAAGATATACACCCATGTTGGCCTCGATTTCGTCGGTGAAGAGGCCCGTAAAATCCGTGAGCAAGGGGTAAGGCGGTGA
- a CDS encoding ASCH domain-containing protein: MDKATRRDVIMISIHPEFAHAIFRGEKKVEFRKLNIPRHVEHVVMYVTAPEGKIAGYFSVKDVVEANPSELWRKFKKVSGTTKDFFFEYYGNQDVGLGLLVDQVEVFKNPMALDRIATGCRPPQSFAYVDNNLWKALKRRKKHAKASAVEIDEP, encoded by the coding sequence ATGGATAAGGCAACACGTAGAGATGTAATCATGATTTCGATTCATCCCGAATTTGCCCACGCAATATTCAGGGGGGAAAAAAAGGTAGAATTCAGAAAACTTAATATTCCGCGTCATGTCGAGCACGTCGTAATGTATGTGACTGCTCCTGAAGGGAAAATTGCAGGTTATTTCAGCGTGAAGGATGTGGTCGAAGCAAACCCTTCCGAGCTCTGGAGAAAATTCAAAAAAGTGTCTGGGACAACGAAAGATTTTTTCTTTGAGTATTATGGAAATCAGGACGTTGGCTTGGGGCTTCTTGTGGATCAGGTGGAAGTGTTTAAGAATCCGATGGCGCTTGATCGGATTGCAACCGGGTGCCGACCGCCCCAATCCTTTGCATACGTCGATAACAACCTTTGGAAGGCGTTAAAAAGAAGGAAAAAACACGCAAAAGCTTCAGCTGTGGAAATTGACGAACCGTGA
- a CDS encoding ATP-binding protein — MRLANDSSWAILLIVIPGESFSDIAETSGLKIVSEIGGIVNNRRIVFVAGVHGVGKGYFCGKLAPILDGLHITASSLIKGRKKLGAAKAISGIDENQAVLVEELAKCKTASPFILLDGHFCLYNKEYEICPIAPCLFNELNVDYIVMLTCIPSVILDRLIRRDKNVSKLSIDKLEKLQTAEVEHSRLVANEINVPITFLDVSGDDLSFLPGLAEMIRSYFSNK, encoded by the coding sequence ATGCGACTCGCTAATGATAGCTCTTGGGCGATTCTGCTGATCGTTATACCAGGAGAATCGTTCTCAGATATTGCTGAGACCTCTGGACTGAAGATTGTTTCTGAGATAGGAGGTATTGTGAACAATAGACGCATCGTATTCGTTGCTGGGGTACATGGAGTCGGAAAAGGCTATTTTTGTGGTAAGCTTGCACCAATACTTGATGGTCTGCATATAACAGCAAGCAGTCTTATAAAAGGACGTAAGAAATTAGGTGCGGCAAAGGCAATTTCTGGTATTGACGAGAATCAGGCTGTATTGGTGGAAGAGTTAGCTAAATGCAAGACTGCCAGTCCGTTTATACTTCTAGATGGTCATTTTTGCCTTTATAATAAGGAGTATGAAATATGTCCAATTGCTCCTTGTCTATTTAATGAACTCAATGTTGATTACATTGTAATGCTGACATGTATTCCTTCTGTTATTTTGGATAGACTGATCAGGAGAGATAAAAATGTATCAAAGTTAAGTATTGATAAACTTGAGAAATTGCAAACTGCTGAAGTTGAACATTCTCGTTTAGTTGCAAATGAAATCAATGTTCCAATTACATTTTTAGATGTATCTGGGGATGATCTAAGTTTCCTACCAGGACTGGCGGAAATGATAAGATCTTATTTTTCAAATAAGTGA